From Streptomyces sp. Edi4, one genomic window encodes:
- a CDS encoding acyltransferase: protein MTDLRLPPQPSPTRSSAVRLSAARPTQDSGRGRAAHPRPPVPDRPLRFQRVHEAVLRIDAATPADRDRAVDVLRALAIAGVVLGHWLVSAVVLRAGGHLMGDSPLAHMPALAPLTWLFQTLALFFFVGGRVAARSYASARAAGTSYRTWLGRRLARLVRPVVPLAVTWAMAWAGLVATGTAHETIHTLVWLVFSPLWFLAVYAALTACTPLVVRHGVRTAVVAGLLVAALDGARALFGDDGAAGTVRLLNIPAAWLIPYALGAAWSAGCFARRRTAAALLLGGICATAALILWCGYPASMVGVPGPLISNLSPPTVAAVAFGLAQCGGALLLCGPLRRLVGQRSSTAASQVPDRGDRRARPAHFLWAGVVLLSMSALTVFLWHQTAMLTTTLVPLGLGVFLPGLHTSPDGPAWVLLRLAWIPLFGAVLLAFRTIFQSYERPGRNSGQGTIST from the coding sequence ATGACCGACCTCCGTCTCCCGCCCCAGCCTTCTCCCACCCGCTCCTCGGCGGTCCGCCTCAGCGCGGCCCGCCCCACCCAAGACTCCGGTCGGGGACGGGCGGCACACCCCCGTCCGCCCGTCCCCGATCGGCCACTGCGCTTCCAGCGGGTCCACGAGGCCGTCCTGCGCATCGACGCGGCAACCCCGGCGGACCGGGACCGCGCGGTCGATGTGCTCCGGGCGCTGGCCATCGCCGGCGTCGTACTGGGCCACTGGCTGGTCAGCGCTGTCGTCCTGCGGGCCGGCGGCCATCTCATGGGCGACAGCCCACTGGCCCACATGCCCGCACTCGCGCCGCTGACCTGGCTGTTCCAGACGCTCGCGCTGTTCTTCTTCGTCGGCGGCCGTGTCGCCGCCCGCAGCTATGCTTCGGCGCGCGCCGCCGGGACCTCGTACCGCACGTGGCTCGGCCGGCGGCTGGCCCGGCTGGTGCGCCCCGTCGTCCCGCTGGCGGTCACCTGGGCCATGGCATGGGCGGGGCTGGTCGCCACGGGGACCGCGCACGAGACGATCCACACCTTGGTGTGGCTGGTCTTCTCGCCGCTCTGGTTCCTCGCGGTGTACGCGGCCCTGACGGCCTGTACGCCGCTCGTGGTGCGGCACGGGGTGCGTACGGCCGTTGTCGCGGGGCTGCTGGTGGCCGCCCTCGACGGGGCGCGCGCCCTCTTCGGGGACGACGGCGCGGCCGGTACGGTCCGGCTGCTGAACATTCCCGCGGCCTGGCTGATCCCTTACGCACTGGGCGCGGCCTGGTCCGCCGGGTGCTTCGCGCGCCGCCGGACGGCGGCCGCCCTGCTTCTCGGCGGCATCTGCGCCACGGCCGCGCTCATCCTGTGGTGCGGCTACCCCGCGAGCATGGTCGGCGTGCCGGGCCCCCTGATCTCCAACCTCAGTCCCCCGACGGTCGCGGCCGTCGCCTTCGGCCTCGCCCAGTGCGGTGGGGCGTTGCTCCTCTGCGGGCCCCTGCGACGCCTCGTGGGGCAGCGCTCCAGCACCGCAGCGTCGCAGGTTCCGGACCGCGGCGACCGGCGCGCCCGTCCTGCCCACTTCCTGTGGGCCGGGGTGGTGCTGCTGAGCATGTCGGCCCTCACGGTGTTCCTCTGGCACCAGACGGCGATGCTGACGACCACTCTCGTACCGCTCGGCCTCGGCGTGTTCCTCCCCGGTCTGCACACCAGCCCGGACGGACCGGCATGGGTGCTGCTGCGCCTGGCCTGGATTCCGCTCTTCGGGGCGGTACTTCTCGCCTTCCGGACCATCTTCCAAAGCTATGAGAGGCCTGGCCGAAACTCGGGCCAAGGGACGATATCGACCTGA
- a CDS encoding alpha/beta hydrolase, whose product MAAFACSLVVSVSAAAHSLTPGTVRAPELPEVGAATLDTRYAENRQYILDSAQAAERLHDTGRAGVLRKFAQPGRQFLSFSPVGDGQAVEVLGNLARADRISVVVPGSDTTVDTFDRFGTTYAALNGGAQALYAEERRLAPKERVAVVAWYGYDAPRTMSRDVATTGRAEEGGRELRTFLKDLQRVNPEAPVALLCHSYGTVVCGKALKGMDADDPSAPADAVVFGSPGMGVGSRAELHTEVPLWAGRGATDWIARIPNASIDVLGERVGFGADPTSPAFGARHFPAGPGEHSDYLRPGGIALENISRIALGRGSEVSQ is encoded by the coding sequence ATGGCCGCATTCGCGTGCTCCCTCGTGGTCTCCGTCTCCGCGGCGGCCCATTCACTCACACCGGGCACCGTGCGCGCGCCGGAGCTGCCCGAGGTCGGGGCCGCCACCCTGGACACGCGGTACGCGGAGAACCGCCAGTACATCCTCGACTCCGCGCAGGCGGCCGAGCGGCTGCACGACACCGGCAGAGCGGGAGTGCTGAGGAAGTTCGCCCAACCAGGGCGGCAGTTCCTCTCCTTCAGCCCGGTCGGCGACGGACAGGCCGTCGAGGTGCTGGGGAACCTCGCCCGTGCCGACCGCATCTCCGTCGTGGTGCCGGGTTCGGACACCACGGTCGACACCTTCGACAGGTTCGGCACCACCTACGCCGCACTCAACGGCGGGGCCCAAGCGCTGTATGCCGAGGAACGACGGCTCGCTCCGAAGGAACGGGTCGCCGTGGTGGCCTGGTACGGCTACGACGCCCCGCGCACCATGAGCCGGGACGTCGCCACCACCGGCCGGGCCGAGGAGGGCGGCCGCGAACTGCGGACGTTCCTGAAGGACCTGCAGCGGGTGAACCCCGAGGCCCCCGTCGCGCTGCTCTGCCACTCCTACGGCACCGTGGTGTGCGGCAAGGCGCTGAAGGGCATGGACGCTGACGACCCGTCGGCCCCCGCGGACGCCGTGGTCTTCGGAAGCCCGGGAATGGGCGTGGGCTCCCGTGCCGAGCTGCACACCGAGGTACCGCTGTGGGCGGGCCGCGGTGCGACGGACTGGATCGCCAGGATCCCGAACGCCAGCATCGACGTGCTCGGCGAACGGGTCGGATTCGGCGCCGACCCCACGTCCCCGGCGTTCGGCGCCCGGCACTTCCCTGCCGGCCCGGGAGAACACAGCGACTACCTGCGGCCCGGCGGCATCGCCCTGGAGAACATCTCCCGCATCGCGCTCGGCCGTGGATCGGAAGTGTCCCAATGA
- a CDS encoding response regulator transcription factor: MTIKVLIADDQTLIRQSFRIVLNAQQDIDVVGEAVNGEEAVRMVSELAPAVALMDIRMPVLDGLAATRKIVAADGGTKVLVLTTFDLDEYVYEALQSGASGFLLKDSSARQLADAVRTVASGGALLAPTITMRLIEEFSRLGAPKPPRMARVSDLTERETQVLCLIAQGLSNAEIAAQLVITEQTVKSHVSRLLVKLGLRDRTQAAVFAYESGLVVVGD; encoded by the coding sequence ATGACCATCAAGGTATTGATCGCCGACGACCAGACCCTGATCCGCCAGAGCTTCCGGATCGTTCTCAACGCGCAGCAGGACATCGACGTCGTCGGCGAAGCCGTCAACGGCGAGGAAGCCGTGCGGATGGTCTCCGAACTTGCCCCGGCGGTCGCCCTGATGGACATCCGGATGCCCGTCCTGGACGGGCTCGCGGCGACCCGGAAGATCGTGGCGGCCGATGGTGGCACGAAGGTACTGGTGCTGACCACCTTCGACCTCGACGAGTATGTCTACGAGGCACTGCAGTCCGGCGCCAGCGGATTCCTGCTCAAGGATTCCTCCGCGCGTCAACTCGCCGACGCTGTACGGACGGTCGCTAGCGGGGGCGCGCTGCTTGCGCCGACCATCACCATGCGCCTGATCGAGGAGTTCTCTCGGCTCGGCGCGCCCAAGCCGCCGCGCATGGCTCGGGTGTCGGATCTGACGGAGCGGGAGACCCAGGTGCTCTGCCTGATCGCGCAGGGCCTCTCGAACGCGGAGATCGCCGCCCAACTCGTGATCACCGAGCAGACGGTGAAATCCCATGTGAGCAGGCTGCTGGTGAAGTTGGGGCTGCGGGACCGCACGCAGGCCGCGGTGTTCGCGTACGAAAGCGGCCTCGTCGTCGTCGGTGACTGA
- a CDS encoding methyltransferase — protein sequence MPSSSLDRAMFGMFSTHALHLADKHGVFTQLMAGGPATPAAVAAARRIDEETLERLLVVLASVSVLERGTDGTYRVADGLSPFFDTESPRYIGGFVRHLVTNTTGRLEQLDDYLTRGKAVVDADLPAPFDVIYHDEEATREFLEAMWNLSFGVSEELAGLAGLDGVRDLVDVGGASGAFAVAALARYPELNVTVFDLPAVGPFLENTRREQGLHDRLGFAPGDFFRDPLPAAECLSFGYILSDWDDKTCVDLLRKAYDACTSGGRVLLMERLFDEDGGPLATAAMNLSMHVETQGRHRTAAEYQGLLREAGFGECTTHRSTWDKHLIVGRKA from the coding sequence ATGCCGTCCAGCAGTCTCGACCGTGCCATGTTCGGAATGTTCTCGACGCATGCTCTGCATTTGGCCGACAAGCACGGCGTCTTCACTCAGCTGATGGCCGGGGGACCGGCCACCCCAGCGGCCGTCGCCGCCGCTCGCCGGATCGACGAGGAGACCCTGGAGCGGCTGCTGGTGGTCCTGGCGTCGGTGTCGGTCCTCGAACGCGGTACCGACGGCACGTACCGCGTCGCGGACGGGCTGAGCCCGTTCTTCGACACGGAGAGCCCCCGCTACATCGGCGGATTCGTACGGCACCTGGTGACCAATACGACCGGTCGGCTGGAGCAGCTCGACGACTACCTGACGCGCGGCAAGGCGGTCGTGGACGCGGACCTCCCGGCGCCCTTCGACGTGATCTACCACGACGAGGAAGCCACCCGGGAATTCCTCGAAGCCATGTGGAACCTGAGCTTCGGGGTGTCCGAGGAACTGGCCGGGCTCGCCGGGCTCGACGGCGTCCGGGATCTCGTGGACGTGGGCGGCGCCAGCGGTGCGTTCGCGGTGGCGGCCCTGGCCCGATACCCGGAGCTGAACGTCACGGTCTTCGACCTCCCGGCGGTCGGCCCCTTCCTGGAGAACACCCGGCGCGAGCAGGGACTGCACGACCGCCTCGGGTTCGCCCCCGGTGACTTCTTCCGGGACCCGCTGCCGGCGGCGGAGTGCCTCTCCTTCGGCTACATCCTCTCCGACTGGGACGACAAGACCTGCGTCGATCTGCTGCGCAAGGCGTACGACGCGTGCACGAGCGGCGGCCGCGTCCTGTTGATGGAGCGTCTCTTCGACGAGGACGGCGGCCCGCTGGCGACGGCGGCGATGAACCTGTCGATGCACGTGGAAACTCAGGGACGGCACCGCACGGCGGCTGAGTACCAGGGCCTCCTGCGGGAAGCCGGCTTCGGTGAGTGCACGACACACCGTTCCACCTGGGACAAGCACCTCATAGTGGGGAGGAAGGCATGA
- a CDS encoding class I SAM-dependent methyltransferase, translating to MAVLDVERLSRLYVKYESDLAKVRNDQRDYLAARGKEMKPQLDDYEAEITYLLLREYRPEVVVEIGTFYGWSTRWILSALRDNGTGHLHSFDIVDNVVKNVDKKLSRGRWTFNQGNVQENLAKVPDDTGYLFIDADHGARFAHWYIENLFPAVPAKTPTSVHDVFHGRRPKPMSEGSVIIKWLKNNGIEFFTPSAAKDPAVIEQLAQVKKELGLDTPVRTSKHNPMIFFDLP from the coding sequence ATGGCCGTGCTTGACGTCGAACGCCTCAGCCGCCTTTATGTGAAGTACGAGAGCGACCTGGCGAAGGTCAGGAATGACCAGCGCGACTACCTCGCCGCCCGCGGCAAGGAAATGAAGCCGCAGCTCGACGACTACGAGGCGGAAATCACCTACCTGCTGCTCCGCGAGTACAGGCCCGAGGTGGTCGTCGAGATAGGCACCTTCTACGGATGGTCCACCCGCTGGATCCTGAGTGCCCTGCGCGACAACGGCACGGGACACCTGCACTCCTTCGACATCGTCGACAACGTCGTGAAGAACGTCGACAAGAAGCTTTCCCGGGGCCGCTGGACGTTCAACCAGGGCAATGTGCAGGAGAACCTGGCAAAGGTGCCGGACGACACCGGCTATCTGTTCATCGACGCCGACCACGGTGCGCGTTTCGCCCACTGGTACATCGAAAATCTCTTCCCCGCGGTCCCTGCGAAGACACCCACCAGCGTGCACGACGTATTCCACGGGCGCCGGCCCAAGCCGATGAGTGAGGGATCCGTCATCATCAAGTGGCTGAAGAACAACGGAATTGAATTCTTCACCCCGTCCGCCGCCAAGGATCCCGCGGTCATCGAGCAGTTGGCACAGGTGAAGAAGGAACTGGGTCTCGACACCCCGGTGCGCACCAGCAAGCACAACCCGATGATCTTCTTCGACCTGCCATAA
- a CDS encoding BTAD domain-containing putative transcriptional regulator, with product MEGERANSDKVAYTLLGPLSARVGDEPVAIGGPRQRIIIAALVLAWGRVVSVDALIDAVWGYDPPASARTQVAICIGALRKTFKTAGRQAPTIVTAHPGYRLLTENSSVDVREFEKLVVEGGDSARRNCLEEASRSYKRALDLWGGRPLTGVGGQLAEDAATRLEAKRLAAYEVWTGIELELGRHQELIPVLSAAVNDYPQHERFRHNLMLAQVRSGWRVEAAEGFRAWRHELVEELGLEPSLSIQQLHHAILRDEPGPDRPEEAGHPVVAPPVRTVPAEIPPDVPAFVGRESELRQLDALLVNDHIGAAPRTGFVTGMAGVGKTSLVVHWAHRVADHFPDGQLYVDASTHDQDQGPATVHSLLGRLLRALGVPSERIPEDPGERTALHRSLLTERRILILLDNVTSLDQAQLLLTGNGRSCVVVIGREQQEHMAAVHGMAHIALGLMPAGEASALVRRIAAKGRSTADLRAVDALCALCEGLPLALRIAATRLAVKPHWSVRRLVDLLAEEPRRLDELTAGGLEVRSAFDASYRAMPANLARMFRRLSLLDVPDFSARVGGALLEVSTGEAERLIEQLVDLNLLTVVGVDAAGAVRYRFHSLLKLYAGERVLAEEETGERRAARERAWRGWLSVADETHRQEYGGDFAGARGNIPRGSAEPGPDGAVLQARRAGSDTERSAVGAVVRQLSGLGADELAWELEMSTAVLFETRDVYDDWQAVTESSLMAMRRAGSLGGESAMTFELLSVEMRRLRCDRVKDLLGATFRICDNIGESYGQALTQPAVAALNRIGRELVAAMGRAERARAVFQKVGDSYRRLVEQVQGKGTVRGEAYALLGMGETCIAVGLAENASPWLLQSLATAEQTGDLALFAGNNLLLGRCCRMLDRALGAGHYLTVARRAFQQIGMTWGEKEVAKELALLTPGAARAASA from the coding sequence GTGGAGGGCGAGCGTGCGAACTCGGACAAAGTTGCATATACGTTGCTTGGGCCGCTTTCGGCCAGAGTTGGTGATGAGCCTGTAGCCATTGGTGGGCCCCGGCAGCGCATCATTATTGCTGCGTTGGTCCTTGCCTGGGGACGGGTCGTCTCTGTCGACGCGTTGATCGACGCGGTCTGGGGATATGACCCACCCGCCTCTGCGCGTACCCAAGTGGCCATTTGCATAGGAGCTTTGCGCAAAACATTCAAAACCGCCGGTCGGCAGGCCCCGACAATTGTGACCGCGCACCCCGGCTACCGCCTGCTCACCGAGAACAGCTCGGTCGACGTCCGCGAGTTCGAGAAGCTGGTGGTCGAGGGGGGCGACAGTGCCCGCAGGAACTGCCTGGAAGAGGCCAGTCGGTCCTACAAACGCGCCCTGGACCTGTGGGGCGGACGCCCGTTGACCGGTGTCGGTGGACAGCTCGCCGAGGACGCGGCGACGCGGCTGGAGGCAAAGCGGCTGGCGGCGTACGAAGTGTGGACCGGTATCGAACTCGAACTGGGCCGTCACCAAGAACTCATCCCGGTGCTGTCCGCCGCGGTGAACGACTATCCCCAACACGAGCGCTTCCGCCACAACTTGATGCTGGCTCAGGTCAGGTCCGGATGGCGTGTCGAGGCGGCAGAGGGCTTCCGCGCCTGGCGCCACGAGCTCGTGGAGGAGCTGGGACTGGAGCCGAGCCTGTCGATCCAGCAGCTGCACCATGCGATCCTGCGGGACGAGCCGGGACCGGACCGTCCCGAGGAAGCCGGACACCCGGTGGTGGCGCCTCCCGTCCGGACCGTACCGGCAGAGATTCCGCCGGACGTGCCTGCCTTCGTCGGTCGGGAGTCGGAGCTGCGGCAACTGGATGCTCTGCTGGTCAACGACCACATCGGGGCGGCGCCGCGCACTGGCTTCGTCACCGGCATGGCCGGCGTCGGCAAGACCAGCCTCGTGGTGCACTGGGCACATCGCGTCGCCGACCACTTCCCCGACGGCCAGCTTTACGTGGACGCTTCCACGCACGACCAGGACCAGGGCCCGGCCACTGTCCATTCGCTGCTCGGGCGCCTGTTGCGGGCCCTGGGCGTTCCCAGCGAGCGGATCCCCGAGGACCCCGGGGAGCGGACCGCGCTCCACCGGAGCCTGCTCACCGAACGCCGGATCCTGATCCTGCTGGACAATGTCACCTCCCTGGACCAGGCCCAGTTGCTGCTGACGGGCAACGGCCGAAGCTGCGTCGTGGTGATCGGAAGGGAACAGCAGGAGCACATGGCGGCGGTCCACGGCATGGCCCACATCGCCCTGGGCCTCATGCCTGCGGGGGAGGCGTCCGCGCTGGTCCGCCGGATCGCGGCCAAGGGGCGCAGCACGGCGGATCTCAGGGCCGTCGACGCCCTGTGCGCCCTGTGTGAAGGGCTGCCGCTGGCGCTCCGGATCGCCGCCACCCGCCTGGCCGTCAAGCCGCACTGGTCCGTTCGCCGCTTGGTCGATCTCCTGGCGGAGGAGCCGCGGCGGCTGGACGAGCTCACCGCGGGCGGCCTGGAGGTGCGATCCGCCTTCGACGCCAGTTACCGGGCCATGCCCGCGAACCTCGCGCGCATGTTCCGGAGACTGTCCCTGTTGGACGTCCCGGACTTCTCCGCCAGGGTCGGCGGCGCACTGCTTGAGGTGTCAACCGGCGAGGCCGAGAGGCTCATCGAGCAGTTGGTCGACCTGAACCTGCTCACCGTGGTCGGCGTCGACGCCGCGGGCGCCGTCCGCTACCGCTTCCACAGTTTGCTGAAGCTGTACGCGGGAGAGCGGGTGCTCGCGGAGGAGGAGACGGGCGAGCGGCGGGCGGCTCGCGAGCGGGCCTGGCGCGGCTGGCTCAGCGTCGCCGACGAGACGCACCGTCAGGAATACGGCGGCGACTTCGCCGGGGCGCGCGGCAACATCCCGCGCGGCTCCGCCGAACCGGGCCCCGACGGCGCCGTGCTGCAGGCCAGACGGGCCGGCTCCGACACCGAGCGTTCCGCGGTCGGCGCCGTGGTCCGCCAGCTCAGCGGTCTTGGGGCGGATGAGCTCGCCTGGGAGCTGGAGATGTCCACCGCGGTGCTTTTCGAGACGCGCGATGTCTATGACGACTGGCAAGCGGTCACCGAGAGCTCGCTGATGGCCATGCGGCGAGCCGGGAGCCTCGGCGGCGAGTCGGCCATGACCTTCGAGCTGCTCTCGGTGGAGATGCGCCGGCTTCGCTGCGACCGCGTCAAGGACCTGCTCGGGGCCACGTTCCGGATCTGCGACAACATCGGCGAGTCGTATGGCCAGGCACTGACCCAGCCCGCGGTGGCCGCGCTCAACCGCATCGGGAGGGAACTCGTCGCCGCGATGGGCCGTGCCGAACGGGCGCGTGCGGTCTTCCAGAAGGTGGGGGACAGCTATCGCCGACTGGTCGAACAGGTCCAGGGCAAGGGCACCGTCCGTGGCGAGGCGTACGCCTTGCTCGGCATGGGGGAGACCTGCATCGCCGTCGGACTGGCCGAGAACGCTTCCCCCTGGCTGCTCCAGTCCCTGGCAACCGCGGAACAGACCGGCGACCTCGCCCTGTTCGCCGGCAACAATCTCCTGCTGGGCAGGTGCTGCCGCATGCTGGACCGGGCGCTCGGAGCCGGCCACTACCTCACCGTGGCCCGTCGGGCCTTCCAGCAGATTGGGATGACCTGGGGCGAGAAGGAGGTGGCCAAGGAGCTGGCGCTGCTGACCCCGGGAGCGGCACGGGCGGCCAGCGCCTGA